A DNA window from Hydra vulgaris chromosome 13, alternate assembly HydraT2T_AEP contains the following coding sequences:
- the LOC124815784 gene encoding octopamine receptor beta-1R: protein MICWRTMLLVLPSLKVFAILFAVPTIAAIICNFIVVIIIIKLKKKPVSKYLLLSLSISDLLVGMILGPITLTQVLDISLLSNCTAHFIRGYVMVLLVGSSLLTLAMISYDRYLLLTKLSNYNQYMSKKKGFSLIGFSWFFPGLVPIVRTFSMTLYAVLRIINFTFPMIALGSFYFLLTKKVYKREIEFRQNNRICPRNDVIQLNTIYSNEDSSAKLSVNNLNIKNLKKYKHHVKVAKSATLLFTCYFAFIFPLNIWMILEFSNFEYHADSHRIFYLCAIFLMQVNSCINPLIYYVKQRDIKKGFRQIFKFTKVQKSISKKLDMSEAIETSNNDYR, encoded by the coding sequence ATGATTTGCTGGAGAACCATGTTGCTGGTGTTACCAAGTTTAAAGgtttttgcaattctttttgCTGTTCCAACTATTGCTGCGATTATTTGCAACTTTATTgtggttattattataattaagttaaaaaaaaagccagTCTCTAAGTACCTTTTGTTGTCTCTATCTATTTCTGATTTGCTTGTTGGCATGATACTTGGTCCAATAACTTTGACACAAGTTTTAGATATTAGTCTGCTATCAAACTGTACAGCGCATTTCATTCGTGGTTATGTAATGGTTTTACTTGTTGGATCATCTTTGTTAACATTAGCTATGATATCATATGACAGATACTTGCTGTTGACTAAGCTTTCTAACTATAATCAATATATGAGcaaaaaaaagggattttcaCTCATCGGGTTCTCGTGGTTTTTTCCTGGGTTGGTACCTATCGTCAGGACATTCAGTATGACATTATACGCTGTTTTGcgtattataaattttacctTTCCTATGATTGCACTTGgatctttttatttcttgttaaccaaaaaagtttataaaagagAAATTGAGTTTCGTCAAAATAATCGAATATGTCCCCGTAATGATGTTATTCAACTTAACACGATTTATAGTAATGAAGACAGCTCAGCCAAATTATCTGTAAACAAtctcaatattaaaaatttgaaaaagtataaacaCCATGTTAAAGTGGCGAAGTCCGCTACTTTGTTATTTACgtgttattttgcatttatatttccTTTAAACATTTGGATGATTTTAGAGTTTTCGAACTTTGAGTATCACGCCGATTCTCATCGAATTTTTTACTTGTGCGCTATATTTCTTATGCAAGTCAATTCTTGTATAAACCCGCTAATTTACTATGTAAAACAAAGGGATATTAAAAAAGGGTTCCGTCAAATTTTCAAGTTTACTAAAGTTCAAAAAAGTATATCTAAAAAGTTAGATATGTCGGAAGCCATAGAGACATCAAACAATGATTATAGATAA